The Oceanispirochaeta sp. genome includes a region encoding these proteins:
- a CDS encoding rod-binding protein — MDNISATGNFHLSNNSSVQLESKLQGSHVTASEMKKLKEACNDFEAIFIKQMLDAMKKTINRSYLTNRNMGEEIFDDMLYDEYSKKMSGTAGLGIGNMMYQQLSRQLPSDILS; from the coding sequence ATGGATAATATAAGCGCTACCGGAAATTTTCATTTAAGCAATAACTCCTCTGTCCAACTTGAAAGTAAACTGCAGGGTAGTCATGTCACTGCATCCGAAATGAAAAAACTAAAAGAAGCCTGTAATGATTTTGAAGCCATCTTCATTAAACAGATGCTGGATGCAATGAAAAAAACTATTAACCGTTCCTACCTCACCAATAGGAATATGGGGGAAGAGATTTTTGATGATATGCTTTACGATGAGTATTCAAAAAAAATGAGCGGAACAGCCGGTCTGGGAATCGGAAATATGATGTACCAGCAGCTATCCAGACAGTTGCCTTCTGACATTCTTTCCTGA
- a CDS encoding DEAD/DEAH box helicase yields the protein FKEPTPIQEKVIPLLLETKRDVTGLAQTGTGKTAAFGLPLIELVDTDKREIQGLILCPTRELCLQINREMELFSKFTKDLRIVPVYGGKEMASQIRSIRMNPQLLVATPGRLVDLIKRGVVDISKLRYLVMDEADIMLNMGFRDELDFILASSPKERQTLLFSATMPPEVARIAKEYMTDPIEIAVGKKNAGVDTIEHYYYLVQARDRYNALKRLVDFNPGIYGLVFCRTRADTQIIADKMLKDGYNVDSLHGDMTQQQREFVMKKFRDQSLQILVATDIAARGLDVNNLTHVIHYELPDDIESYNHRSGRTGRAGHRGTSCAIVNMREKYKIKRIEKILGRNILEAPVPLGADICEQQLMHLIDRVQDVDVDEEEIAPYIGVIEDKLRDLDRNTLLKHFISMEFNRFLTYYGNQQDLQPVKAETYRDGGGARGARAARGGRDGGRSERDHSNVHYVHMNLNLGHRDRISPQHIISMINRSTKGSKVPIGRIDIGPTKSSVQIDATYASQVEEALSKLPFEGKKIRLDIQKDAPVDSDGGSFNKGGYSGGGGYGGARKGGGYNKRGKGGKPGSYR from the coding sequence GTTTCAAGGAACCCACACCCATTCAGGAAAAAGTTATTCCCCTCTTGCTGGAAACAAAGAGGGATGTCACCGGTCTGGCTCAGACCGGAACGGGAAAAACGGCGGCTTTCGGGCTTCCCCTGATTGAGCTTGTAGATACGGATAAGAGGGAAATTCAGGGACTCATTTTGTGTCCTACCAGGGAGCTTTGTCTCCAGATTAATAGAGAAATGGAATTGTTCTCTAAATTTACAAAAGACCTGAGAATTGTACCTGTTTACGGTGGAAAGGAAATGGCTTCACAGATCCGATCCATTAGAATGAATCCGCAACTTCTTGTGGCCACACCTGGCCGACTGGTAGATCTGATTAAAAGAGGAGTTGTGGATATCAGCAAGCTCCGTTACCTCGTCATGGATGAAGCGGATATCATGCTGAATATGGGATTCCGGGATGAATTGGATTTCATCCTTGCCTCATCTCCCAAAGAAAGACAGACTCTTCTTTTTTCTGCCACCATGCCTCCTGAGGTTGCCCGTATTGCCAAGGAATACATGACTGATCCTATTGAGATTGCTGTTGGTAAGAAGAATGCCGGTGTAGATACCATTGAGCATTATTACTACCTTGTACAGGCTCGGGACAGATACAATGCCTTAAAACGGCTCGTTGACTTTAATCCCGGCATCTATGGGCTGGTTTTTTGCAGGACCCGTGCTGATACCCAGATAATAGCCGATAAGATGCTCAAAGATGGGTACAATGTGGATTCTCTTCATGGGGATATGACTCAGCAGCAGCGTGAATTTGTAATGAAAAAGTTCAGGGATCAGAGTCTGCAGATTCTTGTGGCTACAGACATTGCCGCCCGTGGGCTGGATGTGAACAACCTCACTCATGTTATTCATTATGAACTTCCCGATGATATTGAATCCTACAATCACAGAAGCGGAAGAACCGGCCGTGCCGGACATCGGGGAACTTCCTGTGCCATCGTGAATATGAGGGAAAAGTATAAGATTAAAAGGATTGAGAAAATCCTGGGTCGAAATATCCTGGAAGCACCAGTTCCTCTGGGTGCTGATATCTGTGAACAACAGCTGATGCATCTCATCGACAGGGTTCAAGATGTGGATGTGGATGAAGAAGAGATTGCTCCCTATATCGGAGTTATCGAAGACAAGCTGAGAGATCTGGACAGGAATACACTGCTTAAGCATTTTATATCCATGGAATTCAACCGTTTCCTTACCTATTACGGTAATCAGCAGGATCTGCAGCCAGTGAAAGCAGAGACCTACAGAGATGGTGGTGGTGCCAGAGGTGCCAGAGCTGCCAGGGGTGGCCGTGATGGTGGACGGAGTGAAAGAGACCACAGCAATGTCCACTATGTGCATATGAATTTGAATTTAGGCCATAGAGACAGAATCAGTCCTCAGCATATTATTTCCATGATCAATAGAAGTACAAAGGGTTCCAAGGTTCCCATTGGACGAATTGATATCGGCCCCACAAAATCTTCCGTTCAGATTGACGCAACCTATGCGAGTCAGGTGGAAGAAGCCTTAAGCAAACTACCCTTTGAGGGAAAAAAGATTCGCCTGGATATTCAGAAAGATGCCCCCGTAGATAGTGATGGCGGCTCTTTCAATAAAGGTGGCTATAGCGGTGGTGGCGGCTATGGCGGTGCCAGAAAAGGCGGCGGCTATAATAAACGCGGAAAAGGCGGCAAACCCGGCAGTTACCGGTAA
- the flgG gene encoding flagellar basal-body rod protein FlgG → MMRSLWTAASGMNGQQFNIDTISNNLSNVNTTGYKQVRADFEDLIYQTRKIAGTPATEETVVPTGIQVGHGVKVAASQRMFTQGSLQNTGNESDIAIQGEGFFRTLQIDGSFGYTRDGAFKIDSNGQLVTSNGNKVLPEVILPEGFIRESFSISQDGRINVKLPGSDDPVEVGQVQLFRFVNPAGLQAIGENTFKLTSASGDPIGGRPGFDGMGMVYQKCQENTNLTVVKEMVNMIVAQRAYELNSKAIQTSDSMLGIANNLKR, encoded by the coding sequence ATGATGAGATCATTATGGACTGCCGCATCTGGAATGAACGGACAGCAGTTTAACATCGATACTATTTCAAATAATCTGTCTAACGTGAATACGACCGGGTATAAACAGGTCCGTGCAGATTTTGAAGATTTGATCTATCAGACAAGAAAAATCGCAGGAACCCCTGCCACCGAAGAGACTGTGGTTCCCACGGGAATTCAGGTTGGTCATGGTGTGAAAGTAGCCGCATCTCAGAGGATGTTCACCCAGGGTTCTCTTCAGAATACAGGAAATGAATCTGATATTGCCATCCAGGGAGAAGGCTTTTTCAGAACACTTCAGATTGATGGCAGCTTTGGATACACCCGGGATGGAGCCTTTAAAATTGACAGCAATGGACAGTTGGTCACCTCCAATGGAAATAAAGTTTTACCTGAAGTTATACTCCCCGAAGGTTTTATCAGGGAATCATTTTCCATCAGTCAGGATGGCCGGATCAATGTCAAACTCCCCGGCAGTGATGATCCTGTTGAGGTGGGGCAGGTGCAGCTTTTCCGATTTGTCAATCCCGCAGGTCTACAGGCTATCGGAGAAAATACTTTTAAATTGACCAGCGCTTCGGGAGATCCTATCGGTGGAAGACCAGGATTTGACGGAATGGGAATGGTCTACCAGAAGTGTCAGGAAAACACCAATCTTACGGTTGTGAAAGAAATGGTTAACATGATTGTGGCCCAAAGAGCCTATGAGTTGAATTCCAAGGCCATTCAGACATCCGACTCCATGCTGGGTATCGCTAATAATTTGAAGAGGTAA
- a CDS encoding flagellar hook-basal body protein, which yields MIRGLYTAASGMQAQQHRLNALSNNLANVDLTGYKRDTSVHKAFPEMLIRRFNDDGVHQFPMGSVDTAPIVGKLGTGVEYNESFTVFEQGALKETSNPFDVAMDGDGFFTIQTNDGERFTRNGSFILGKEGFLLTKEGYPVLGEEGPIQIKLNNFTIDAKGRIFQNGELSDNPQRLVSMEENDWADSEMLDTLKVVRFEGNGNRFLKKQGSSLWNNNLESGEAFVTTLDERPKVLQGFLEASNVNPVSEMVNMIEVNRAYEANQKVISSQDSLLNKLINGAAKY from the coding sequence ATGATTCGTGGACTTTATACTGCTGCCAGCGGAATGCAGGCCCAGCAGCACAGACTAAACGCACTGTCCAACAATCTCGCAAATGTAGATCTTACTGGTTACAAGCGGGATACATCAGTACACAAAGCCTTCCCTGAAATGCTCATCCGTCGTTTTAATGATGACGGGGTTCATCAATTTCCCATGGGTTCGGTTGATACGGCTCCCATCGTGGGTAAGCTGGGGACCGGCGTGGAATACAACGAGTCCTTTACTGTCTTCGAACAGGGCGCCCTGAAAGAAACATCCAATCCCTTTGACGTTGCCATGGATGGTGACGGATTTTTTACAATTCAAACCAATGATGGTGAACGGTTTACACGAAACGGTTCTTTTATCCTTGGTAAGGAAGGTTTTCTTCTTACCAAAGAGGGATACCCCGTCCTTGGTGAAGAGGGGCCCATTCAAATTAAGCTGAATAATTTTACAATAGATGCCAAAGGCCGCATTTTCCAGAATGGAGAACTTTCCGACAATCCTCAAAGGCTTGTTTCCATGGAAGAAAATGATTGGGCCGATTCAGAAATGCTGGACACCCTGAAGGTTGTCCGCTTTGAAGGCAATGGCAACCGTTTTCTCAAAAAGCAGGGCAGCAGCCTATGGAACAATAATCTGGAGTCGGGAGAGGCTTTTGTGACAACCCTGGATGAACGTCCCAAGGTCCTTCAGGGCTTTCTGGAAGCCTCCAATGTGAACCCGGTCAGCGAAATGGTGAATATGATTGAAGTGAACAGAGCCTATGAAGCAAATCAGAAAGTGATCAGCTCACAGGATTCATTACTGAATAAATTGATAAACGGTGCGGCCAAGTACTAG
- the tsaD gene encoding tRNA (adenosine(37)-N6)-threonylcarbamoyltransferase complex transferase subunit TsaD yields the protein MYVLGIESSCDECAASVVKDGNFILSNIIATQIDLHKPWQGVVPEIASRLHTRWIWSVVDLAVKEAGIKKEELGGIAVTNRPGLVGSLLVGLSFAKGLAWSLDIPFIGVDHIRAHLYAPHLENDISYPYLGLLVSGGHTVIAVVRGFDDIEVLGTTIDDACGEAFDKIAKFYDLGYPGGIAIDKLALEGNPKAFRFPSPNLHKGDHVYDVSYSGLKTAVINQLDQFLNPGFEKTKENIAASFQKRAIDILIKKVKRAITNTGIKTVVAGGGVTANSYMRSSLTGLWEVKTYFPSLELCTDNAAMIAGIGYQYLKSGEVSDFSENAKARVPSFKRGYP from the coding sequence ATGTATGTATTGGGAATCGAATCTTCCTGTGATGAATGTGCCGCTTCTGTTGTCAAAGACGGAAACTTTATACTTAGCAATATTATAGCCACCCAGATTGATCTTCACAAACCTTGGCAGGGTGTTGTTCCAGAGATAGCCTCCCGCCTCCATACCAGGTGGATCTGGTCTGTCGTAGATCTGGCCGTTAAAGAAGCAGGAATCAAAAAAGAAGAACTGGGAGGCATTGCCGTCACAAACAGACCCGGTCTTGTGGGGTCTCTGTTGGTGGGGCTGTCTTTTGCGAAGGGGCTGGCCTGGTCACTGGATATTCCTTTTATCGGAGTTGATCATATAAGAGCCCACCTGTACGCACCCCACCTTGAAAATGATATATCCTATCCCTATCTGGGACTTCTGGTTTCTGGTGGACACACTGTTATTGCTGTTGTCCGCGGATTTGATGATATAGAAGTACTGGGAACCACCATTGATGACGCCTGCGGTGAAGCTTTTGATAAGATAGCCAAATTCTATGACCTGGGATATCCCGGGGGAATTGCCATTGATAAACTTGCCTTAGAAGGGAACCCCAAGGCATTTCGCTTTCCCAGTCCCAACCTGCATAAGGGAGATCATGTCTATGATGTCTCTTATTCTGGTTTGAAAACGGCGGTCATTAATCAGCTCGATCAATTTCTGAACCCGGGATTTGAAAAAACCAAAGAAAATATAGCCGCCTCCTTTCAGAAAAGAGCCATAGATATCCTGATTAAGAAAGTGAAACGAGCCATAACAAACACAGGTATTAAGACTGTAGTCGCCGGAGGCGGTGTCACAGCCAACTCCTATATGAGGTCCTCACTGACTGGACTCTGGGAAGTGAAGACTTATTTTCCTTCCCTGGAACTCTGTACGGATAATGCTGCCATGATCGCAGGGATTGGTTATCAATATCTGAAGTCCGGAGAGGTTTCTGATTTTTCAGAGAACGCCAAAGCAAGGGTTCCTTCCTTTAAAAGAGGTTATCCTTGA
- a CDS encoding RNA polymerase sigma factor RpoD/SigA, whose protein sequence is MKYTTDTSYDTSFKFYLEEISRYKLLTFEEEVFLAEKIANGDEKARLRMINSNLRLVVKMARAYQISGVSLMDLIQEGNLGLIKAAERYDYRKNVRFCTYAAWWIKQAITRFLTDRSRSIRLPYRKEESLRHIQDYIHTFGIKNKRSPSLKEISAGTKVKYNDVVTIMEFSSNPISLYTETNIENGCLMDILEDENYNPDNDFFKKCAEQDTRDSLNKLKENERNIIRHRYNFVDGKKHTLKTIGEQMGISPETVRQIEIRALKRLKEEASELKEYIQA, encoded by the coding sequence ATGAAATACACGACAGATACATCTTATGATACTAGTTTTAAATTCTATCTGGAGGAAATTTCCAGATATAAATTACTCACTTTTGAGGAAGAAGTCTTCCTGGCTGAGAAAATTGCCAATGGAGATGAGAAGGCTCGATTGAGAATGATAAACTCCAACCTGAGGCTTGTTGTTAAGATGGCCCGGGCGTATCAGATATCCGGAGTCAGCCTTATGGATTTAATACAGGAAGGAAACCTTGGACTTATAAAAGCTGCTGAACGCTATGATTATAGAAAGAATGTCCGCTTCTGCACCTATGCCGCCTGGTGGATAAAGCAGGCTATAACCCGATTTTTAACTGATCGAAGCCGCTCTATAAGGCTTCCCTACAGGAAGGAAGAGTCTCTCCGCCATATTCAGGATTATATCCATACCTTTGGTATTAAGAATAAAAGGTCTCCTTCCCTCAAGGAAATCTCTGCTGGAACAAAAGTTAAATATAATGATGTTGTCACTATAATGGAGTTTTCATCTAATCCAATCTCTCTCTATACGGAAACGAACATTGAAAATGGATGTCTGATGGATATTCTGGAGGATGAGAACTACAACCCTGACAATGATTTTTTCAAGAAATGTGCAGAACAGGATACCAGAGATTCACTTAACAAGCTTAAAGAAAATGAAAGGAATATTATCCGCCATCGATACAATTTTGTAGATGGTAAAAAACATACTCTCAAAACCATCGGGGAACAAATGGGTATCTCTCCTGAGACTGTTCGTCAGATTGAAATAAGAGCCCTTAAAAGATTAAAAGAGGAAGCCTCGGAGCTGAAAGAATATATACAGGCCTGA